One genomic segment of Pedobacter endophyticus includes these proteins:
- a CDS encoding RelA/SpoT family protein, whose amino-acid sequence MKTELVIDLEAEKQEILKRYRALLRASKSTLQRGDKKEIRKAFDMALESHKDMRRKSGEPYIYHPIAVAQIAAEEIGLGTTSIVCALLHDVVEDTDITLEDIEREFGKKTAKIIDGLTKISGVFDTNSSLQAENFRKMLLTLADDVRVILIKLADRLHNMRTMDFMPRHKQLKIASETIYLYAPLAHRLGLYAIKSELEDLSMKYLDPDTYKFIAKKLNEKKAERALFIKKFVEPIDEIVHEQGLVADVYGRPKSIHSIWNKMKKKNIPFEEVYDLFAIRIILDSAIENEKADCWKAYSIVTDLYRPNPDRLRDWVSSPKGNGYESLHTTVMGPRGQWVEVQIRTQRMNEIAEKGFAAHWKYKESSNDNGLDQWIQKVREMLSNPEANALDFLDDFKMNLFSDEIFIFTPKGALIQLPLGATALDFAFEIHTGVGATCIGAKVNHKLVPISYKLQNGDQVEIITSNKQTPKEDWLNIVVTAKAKSKIKSSLKEEKRKIADNGKEILERKMKSLKITYNTDNIQKLSYFFKLPSTQELFVNVALGKIELKDIKEYLNTEKEVESRGPERPENLSVEGVKSKIKGGDSDILLIGEDMQRIDYTLAACCNPIPGDDVFGFITVSDGIKIHRTNCPNAAQLMANYGYRIVKAKWNKQQELTFLTGLRIVGIDDVGLINNITRVISTDFKVNMRSITVDTNEGIFEGSIMIFVNDTEHLENLIKNLLQVRGVTGVTRFDA is encoded by the coding sequence ATGAAAACAGAGTTAGTGATTGATTTAGAGGCGGAAAAGCAAGAAATTCTTAAACGATATAGGGCATTATTACGGGCGAGCAAATCAACTTTACAACGGGGCGATAAAAAAGAAATCAGGAAAGCTTTCGATATGGCGCTGGAGAGCCACAAAGATATGCGCCGTAAATCTGGCGAGCCTTATATTTACCATCCTATTGCCGTGGCGCAGATTGCTGCCGAAGAAATTGGCCTGGGCACAACCTCCATTGTGTGTGCCTTGTTGCACGATGTTGTAGAGGATACGGACATTACGCTCGAAGATATTGAGCGAGAATTTGGCAAAAAAACCGCGAAAATTATCGATGGACTAACCAAAATCTCGGGCGTTTTTGATACCAATAGCTCGCTACAGGCCGAAAATTTTCGGAAGATGTTACTTACGCTTGCCGATGATGTTCGCGTTATTTTAATCAAGCTTGCCGATCGTTTGCATAACATGCGTACGATGGATTTTATGCCTCGCCATAAACAGCTTAAAATTGCCTCAGAAACCATTTACCTCTACGCCCCACTGGCCCACAGGTTAGGGTTATATGCCATAAAATCAGAGTTGGAAGATCTTTCAATGAAGTATCTCGATCCTGACACCTATAAATTCATCGCCAAAAAGTTAAACGAAAAAAAGGCTGAGCGTGCGCTGTTTATCAAGAAATTTGTTGAACCAATTGATGAAATCGTTCACGAGCAGGGTTTAGTAGCTGATGTGTACGGAAGGCCCAAATCTATCCATTCGATATGGAATAAGATGAAAAAGAAGAACATTCCCTTCGAAGAGGTTTATGATCTTTTTGCCATTCGCATCATCCTTGATTCGGCCATAGAAAACGAAAAAGCGGATTGTTGGAAAGCGTATTCAATTGTAACGGATTTGTACCGCCCCAATCCGGATCGCCTCCGCGACTGGGTGTCATCGCCGAAGGGTAATGGCTACGAAAGTTTGCACACTACTGTAATGGGACCCCGCGGACAGTGGGTTGAGGTTCAAATCCGCACACAAAGAATGAACGAGATTGCCGAAAAGGGATTTGCAGCACACTGGAAATACAAAGAATCGAGCAATGATAATGGCCTGGATCAATGGATTCAAAAGGTTCGCGAAATGTTAAGCAACCCGGAAGCGAATGCATTGGACTTCCTTGATGATTTCAAAATGAATCTTTTCTCTGATGAGATTTTCATTTTTACGCCAAAAGGAGCCTTAATCCAACTCCCATTGGGTGCAACCGCTTTGGATTTTGCATTCGAGATCCATACCGGAGTCGGCGCAACGTGTATTGGGGCCAAGGTAAACCATAAACTGGTTCCTATTTCCTACAAACTCCAAAATGGAGATCAGGTAGAAATCATCACCTCGAACAAGCAAACACCAAAAGAGGATTGGCTGAATATCGTGGTTACCGCGAAGGCAAAATCGAAGATAAAGTCCTCGCTCAAAGAAGAAAAACGTAAAATTGCCGACAATGGCAAGGAGATTTTGGAACGTAAAATGAAGTCGCTCAAAATTACCTACAATACCGATAACATTCAGAAGCTGAGTTACTTCTTCAAGCTGCCATCTACGCAAGAGCTTTTTGTAAACGTGGCTTTGGGTAAAATAGAACTCAAGGATATTAAGGAATACCTGAATACCGAAAAAGAGGTAGAAAGCCGCGGGCCCGAGCGTCCTGAAAACCTTAGCGTCGAAGGAGTTAAAAGCAAAATTAAAGGTGGCGATTCGGACATTCTGTTAATTGGCGAAGATATGCAGCGCATCGATTACACGCTTGCAGCTTGTTGTAACCCAATTCCGGGCGATGACGTTTTCGGTTTCATAACAGTTAGCGATGGCATCAAAATCCACCGGACTAATTGTCCGAATGCTGCCCAATTAATGGCAAATTATGGCTATCGGATTGTAAAGGCAAAATGGAACAAGCAACAGGAACTGACTTTTTTAACCGGTTTGCGCATTGTAGGGATAGATGATGTTGGTTTGATAAACAATATTACCCGGGTAATTTCTACCGATTTTAAGGTAAATATGCGATCGATTACCGTTGATACCAATGAAGGCATTTTTGAGGGATCGATCATGATTTTCGTTAACGATACAGAGCATCTGGAAAACCTGATTAAAAATTTGTTGCAGGTAAGAGGAGTTACAGGCGTAACAAGGTTTGATGCATAG